The following coding sequences are from one bacterium window:
- a CDS encoding ferritin family protein — protein MNPEIKAKMLDGLKEAMIAERSGIEFFTVAAAQTKDPQGKEVFQNLAHEEAEHLVWLKKQYAHLLKDEPLEKLPALPVTDLEGDHPIFSNALRARLKDAHFEMTALSVGQQLEQSAIDRYRRLADESPDGDLKEFYRQLTVWEESHAGAFAKEAASLRDDYWSQNSFAPF, from the coding sequence CGAAATCAAAGCAAAAATGCTCGATGGGCTGAAAGAAGCGATGATTGCCGAGCGCAGCGGCATAGAGTTTTTTACCGTCGCGGCAGCCCAAACCAAAGACCCGCAAGGGAAAGAAGTTTTCCAAAACTTGGCGCACGAGGAAGCCGAGCATTTGGTTTGGTTGAAGAAACAGTACGCCCACCTGTTAAAGGATGAGCCGCTCGAAAAGCTGCCGGCGTTGCCCGTCACCGATCTCGAAGGGGATCACCCGATTTTCTCGAATGCGCTCCGTGCCCGGCTCAAAGACGCCCATTTTGAAATGACGGCGCTCTCGGTGGGACAACAACTGGAACAATCGGCAATCGACCGGTATCGCCGCCTCGCCGACGAATCCCCGGACGGCGATCTCAAAGAGTTCTATCGTCAGTTAACCGTATGGGAAGAATCCCATGCCGGCGCGTTCGCGAAAGAAGCGGCATCGCTTCGTGACGACTACTGGTCGCAAAATAGCTTTGCCCCATTTT